A window of Centroberyx gerrardi isolate f3 chromosome 19, fCenGer3.hap1.cur.20231027, whole genome shotgun sequence genomic DNA:
GCGCTTGTCGATGGCCGGGTCGGTAACCCGTCCGCCCTCCTGGAACAGGTCGCACCTCTCTCCCAGCTTGTGCATCTTGACGCCCAGCTGCACACAGGAAAGATGAGTTACGAAGCCGTTTAAAAAGAACACAAATCCTGGAGTCAGTCTACGTTTTGGCAACACAGACTTGTGATCAACTACAGGCTCTAAAGTAAAATATGGGTGTTTTTGAGAAGTATGAAgaattgttttctgtttattgacTTGACATCGAACGCTGGCGCAAAGATTTAGCCAGGTGAAagttagtttttgtttttaagtagataaaagataaaaattcTTACCTGCTCACACATCAGGGCGATGGGGTTGTTTACACAGCCATTGACAATCTGAGCTCCTCGACCCACAGTGACACCCAGTGAAGTGTCATCCCACACCCGGCCTCCGATTCTCTCCCTCGCTTCCAGCACCACCACCTGTAAACCAGTGAAATAAACAGCGTAAAGGGGCGACTCTGTGATAGAGCATCAAGCTATAAAAGGCCAAGTTATACTTCTGCGTCAAATTGCTGGCATTGCTACGCCGCAGGTGTCTACGGCGGTGCGAGTATTTATAGTTCTGCGTTGATTGCGGTGATTCTGAGCGTACACCACCGAAACACTAGATGGTGTCGTGCTTTGTTAGCTCggaagtaataacagaagaaattgtagtgtttacattctctgaagcacatgttctgggatatttctcaccacAAATTCAGGGACATCTGGTAGTCTTTATAATTCAGAGATGAGGTGTCCTACAAACATATATTTGTGAATCTCCTCAGGTCGTCTTGCTTcgatctgctccatgttgtcttcactatcgcCGGACATCAACCGGATACAGGAGGAAATATGAAGCGGGCCAATCACATTTGTTTTGCGGTCTTGCGTCACCCTACgcacagttacatttttggagaggtgcacGTAACCTACAGCGTAGCTACAGCAACACTTCGACGCAGAAGTAGAAATTGGCCTTAAGCTATAAGCTATAAAACGTTACCTGAGTGCCAAAGTTTTGCAGCTGCCGTGCAGCAGCCAGGCCTGAAGCCCCAGCACCGATGACGATAACATTCTTCTGCAAAGACAGTAAAAAAATAAGCTACAGTGAAGACCTGGGCAAATCAATGAAAAAAACTGACAGAAATGGAAGTGTACCGCTCCCGTCAAATGGTGTCATGATCGAGTCGAGAcgagcacacactcacagaacgGTATCTTTCAGGGAGCAGAGGCTGTTTGACTGCCAGCACACCGGTGTTGATCAGGCCCTTCCTGGTCATGAAGTGCAGCACCCGGTCCATCTCCTGCACGCAGCGCACACGCACCAAGCCCCGCACGATGATGTGGGGCGCACACTTCTGGGGAGTCAGCAcctcctttaaaaaaagaaaaaggaagaaaaagcatTATTCACCTCTTTTaatgttggtttgtttttacttttctgGTGTCTTAGGATCACTTTTTACAGGTGTTGAAGATCAGTTCTACAAAGGAagtaacacaaaacacaagtaGCAAGTTTTGTTTCAAGTTCAAAACTGAAAACTATGTTCAAATGCACCGAACATGCAATGCCTGCAGTGTTTGGGAGTCACTGTTAACAGTCCGCAGCGTACCTTACAGTCTCTGTGCCAGGAGGCCAGAATGAGGTTGCGCAGAGCCAAATACATGGTGGGGTCACGGGAAAACTCTGGAAACTCGTACAGCTCATCCAGCTCCATCATATCCGGCCGCACACACAGAGCCTTGCCACACTCATTAGGCTGGTAGAAGGGCTGGAAGTACGGACACAGGCCTGCAACTGAGGAAAACAAGCGTGAATACTGTAGTTATGAATACAGTGCATGTAAATACACATGGGTCATCTGGATAATTGCGGGGCACAGCTACCTAGCATATCAGTTTGTCTTCAGGCCCGTTAGCATTTCAAAGTTATGGCTTGCATTAtgaccagaggtgtgaccaagtcaactttcctcgagtcccaagtcagtctcaagtcttgatgCACAAGTCTCATGTCAAGTCCCACGTATAAATATAGAACACTAAgtgtccagtatcaatttaatatcttaaagaaaactatatatctaggacttttcaatgcaatatgtttttaataggataaaaacttggtaagagcatcatgagtttgatttctataatcagtttcaacttcaataaattcaatcattccatacaaattcagaaaacagaatttgaattcagtcgtctggtggaacaaatctcatcgctttcaatctgagtcatttacacaaacacaagatcttttgtcaagactttagaaaccttttcaagtgatcaaagtacaagtcaaagtcaagtcccaagtcaccagaacccaagtattctcttcatgcatcaaagtcaggtctcaagcaattaaaactgtgactcgaccTCTGAGTATGACTGgctacaacaaaaacacaatatagACGTTAAGATCTTATTTACAGACATCTAAAAACAATGTGGTCTGGATGAGTATTGCCGAGCCTGGGGATGAATATGTACCTCAGTAGTGCATTATTCCTGCTTAGTCCCACATCTCTGTCACACATCCCTCTGTATTTCACAGtacagtaaacaaaataaaccatTTCTCCCACAGACTTACTCTGAGGCTGGACGGCTCTGCAGTGTTCTGCCCGCAGCTCGGTCAGAGACACGTTACTGGGCGAACCGGAGGGACTCATGCCCACGCAGTCGGGATAGTAGGCGGCGAGGAACGGGCTGGCGGGACTGTCTTTAAACAGCGGGGGCAGAATCAGCATGGAGTGCCACCAGCTGTCGATCACCTCGGCCACTCTCTGTGCGAACGAAACGGCTTGgaattaaaaacacaagaggATACAAATTATAGTAGTATCTTTCGATGGCACACGTGCACGTATGCATACATTTTGGAACTTATTGATGCTTTGATTAAGTTCGACGgtgtttcctctccctctccatctctcaaaTGCTGTATTATTTATCATGAATTGTGTTTATTGCGGACTTTGCCAGGTTTCCCATGGAAAAGAGAGCCACATTCCTCATAGCCTACCTAGTTATGGTTAAACCTAGTGGAACAGAGATTGAATAATACATTTCAACAGATCACAAACGACAATCAGACAAATCAGAGTGGCCTGTTCATTCATAACCACCTCACCAACTTACCAAGTCCTCAGGTTGGGAGCACTGGTCTGGTCCCTCACTCTGTACATATAAAACACAAGACATCAAACATCATTTGATGAATGGCTGGTTGATTCTTGGTCTGGTTGAGCCTGTTTTCTGTTTACCTTGATATTGTTGAACTTCATGCCACAGCGATATGTTGTTGCTAAGGAAGTAGTGAGCTGGATCTCCTTGGTCAGCTGACGCCACTTCCTACAGTCTGGCTTAGTACACTGAACCTGAAAAGCACAGAGGTCACAGTAATGACTGAAGGGGTTCATTCCAAAACGCGagatatccattttggagacgttttgctacctgaaattcatcaggcaatatttgaaaaacataaatgattctgCCCTCACAAAACatgactcctaacttcaatACTAACTCATAATGTGCTTCACTTCCATGctctttttggaatgaaactcttcaactgCTTTCTTTGCGATACAGAGAACATAAGAATAACGACAACCAGCTGTTAATCAGGAGCCAGGAAAGTGTCACTTACCCAGAACGGCAGCTGCTGATCTGCCATGAAAGCTTTAAGACTTGGCTCACTTTTCCCATTACTAGTCCACACCTTCTTCCAGGATGCATAGGTCTCGTATCCATCTTTGTGGCTAGTATGGCAAGAAAAGGAATCAAAATGGATATAGTTAGATTCAGAtaaaacctttattttgaaggagtTGCTGCAGACTCGTGGCCTTGATGCAGTCATACTTTAATCAATGTCACCATGACAAAAGTACATActgaaacactgtttttttttcttcatatattGAATAACGCAGTGCTGCGTCAAGGCTATGTGTGCAGTGACTCACTCTTAATGTATTTTACCTTCTGTAGTAGTGATCAAAACATTCGTTGCAAAAGTGCTCCCCACATGACAGGTGATACCAGCGAGATGTGTATCCGTTTTTAGCACACCTGAGAACAGACGGGAGAGTTGAAACACACAGGAATTTGGTTCTACTTCACTCTGTCCAGGTCTGACTCTATTGGAGGAAGACACGTGTCACCTTTCAGATGCGCTGGCGAAACAAACAGGGTATGTGGCAGAGCATCCAGCTTTCTCACACTTCCTGTACTTCTTCTCAGACTGGTCATCTTCTTCCTCCGTGTCTGTGGCTTTTCTTTTGCTCTAGAATCCAGCGGAATGTGTCATCACAACAACTCAAATTATCACAGTGTGAAACATTGTAACCAGAAGCTGAACATGGCTGTAGGTTACCTGTCCAGGTGGAGGGTTGTTGGTCCTCTTCACCCGGACGTTGACCTGCCTgccggaggagcggagggactGTCCGTCTCCTGGTGACTCTCCTGAGCTCCGCTTCTTGGCCCGCCGGGCTCCAGAGGCGTTCCCAGGATAGTCTGCACATTGAACACAgcattcatagtattcccaatatggtgctttaccatatgcacagctcactggctgtggctgtcatttgattataatcacctgttaatgcattacaatcacctgttgttttcctaccaagatggctatatggtgatggaacagaataccAATATATTGTGAACACTCTCAAGACTGGATAATGCAGTGCAGGTTTACTTCACATGGGGCCTTTGTTGTGACTGACATGGCCCTTTAAGACAGACAACATGAAGTGCAAGTATAACCCACAGCCACTGAACAGATTACAAAAAACTACGGATAGCTAATGAGGCACGAGCTGCAGTAGTGTTCATACACAGCAAAAGAAACAGCTGATAGCGAAATAAGAAGGCAGCAAGCTCTCCGAACCGGCCAAACACTATCAGACTGTCAGGTGAAGCGTGTAGCAAACAGcagtaacgttaacgttagcgtGTTGTGAACACTGACCTGCGTCCGTCAGCATGGCGGACTGCGTTCTTTCTCGGCGACTCAGGATTTATTGTCGTTTTTATTGGTTTCTATGAAGCTTTTATTGTTAAATTCGTCGCCCCTTTATTGTTGTGGGGGGAAATCAATGCGCTGTTGTCACCAGAGCCCCACTTCCGGTTTTGAAGAGGAAATAGGCGTTTCGTTCAGGATTTGTTTTGACGTGTCTTGCTGGCCGTACAAGAGTAtaaccatagcaacaggtgTACGCGCTCACAGCTGGCCAGCATAAAAGGGGCAAAGAGGAAGATTTTGGACGATTAACGCTATGTTTTGAGATGATTTTTTGTAATTTAACGTGATCGATCACTTTTACCAACCCACCGACCCGCTGGAACCAAATACGCAGAAATTAGGTCCTCGGCTTCAAATGAAGTTGCGATGCTTGCCTCTGAGTCTGTCTTGACAACAACTTCCCTGACAGCTGCAAATGGATTCAAGTAAAGTTGTGCAAAGAAGAAAACCGGAGATTCCTGTGATCAGACAAACGGCATCAAACAAGGAGCAACATATTCATGGGGTAAAcaatgtctctctttcctttgagagtttatttattgttttttataagTTAATGTTGTGTTCCTTCAGCTGAGTGATACTTGTGTTGTAAACAGGCCAGGTAGCtggtttcttcttctgcatgcATTCACATTCCCATTGATTCATTATATGTTTTCAACAGGTCACCACTAAATGTCTTGAACTCAGTAAGGTGATTCGTCTCCTTGAAGATCCTTTGACAGTAAGTTTTAAGATGTCATTGTTAGACATTTTCCTTGATTATTTGAGTTTTTGAGTCCCTAAATTATATGATTATcacatattctgtttttttctaaagGCTACCTTGAAGGAGAGGCACCTTTTTGTACTGAAGAAACTGTTGAAGAGATGCCAAAATGGCTTTGTATCCTTTGCACCACATTCAGACTTAAATACTGATGACTTGTTCTTTCCACACAAAAAAGTCTTCCATTCCAAAATAAACTCTCTCAGGTGTCTTACAGTGCCTCAGGTTGTCAGATGTTCCTCACTTCTGTCCCCTGCTGCAGTGATGGAAATAGATTTGCTGTGAGGTAACGTCCACAGAGAGCTAAACCAAACTCCCCAGGTCCCAATTTACAGCTGCATCGCTCCTGTCTGTCAGCACTTTCCCTGCTCAGAAATAACTCTGATTATCACGGTGGCTCTTTGCCCCGTCAGTTCCACCGTCACACCTGGGGATTTGTCAGTGTACAAACCAAAACCATTCTGCTGAACGTTAAAACTTCTTGAACAAACTGTTTCAAGCTTTTGAGGGAGCTGACGGGCATCGCCAGAATCCTCAACATCTGTgccgagagagagaaggagcaccCTGAATATGAGTCTGTGCTGTGTGACGCACTCAGAATCTGCAGGTGAGACTCTCTGTCGGCCctcaaactgaaaatcaagaggACTGATTTGTATCCCATCACACTGAAACGCTCCTCTACTTCTATCCTAGGCTTTCCTTCCTGAAGGAAAAGACATCAGATGAGCAGACGTACGCTCAGGACGCCAAAGACTTCCTCTCTCACATGGGTACGCAGCACAGTTACTATCAGGGTCAGAgccattcatgaactggatTGAGAATGCATGGGACATTCCAGTTCACTTCCTGGAgttaaattccattaaattccaacgaaattccacttctaagagagagtttgtcttgactcgctaaacattataaatcaaacattatgaatcaaatgaaagacagttaaacaaatcaaatacattgaGTCATAATGTATGTGTTACaatatgcatcaaataccacctgaaaggttcctttaacattttatgatattcagtattgatcatatataacactatgtgtaatctcacatatgtggtaagaaaaaacaaaaagtcatggaatttcacagaa
This region includes:
- the kdm1b gene encoding lysine-specific histone demethylase 2, with protein sequence MLTDADYPGNASGARRAKKRSSGESPGDGQSLRSSGRQVNVRVKRTNNPPPGQSKRKATDTEEEDDQSEKKYRKCEKAGCSATYPVCFASASERCAKNGYTSRWYHLSCGEHFCNECFDHYYRSHKDGYETYASWKKVWTSNGKSEPSLKAFMADQQLPFWVQCTKPDCRKWRQLTKEIQLTTSLATTYRCGMKFNNIKSEGPDQCSQPEDLRVAEVIDSWWHSMLILPPLFKDSPASPFLAAYYPDCVGMSPSGSPSNVSLTELRAEHCRAVQPQIAGLCPYFQPFYQPNECGKALCVRPDMMELDELYEFPEFSRDPTMYLALRNLILASWHRDCKEVLTPQKCAPHIIVRGLVRVRCVQEMDRVLHFMTRKGLINTGVLAVKQPLLPERYRSKNVIVIGAGASGLAAARQLQNFGTQVVVLEARERIGGRVWDDTSLGVTVGRGAQIVNGCVNNPIALMCEQLGVKMHKLGERCDLFQEGGRVTDPAIDKRMDFHFNAILDVVSEWRKDKSQNQDTPLGEKVQEVYKNFLQESGIQFSELEEKVLQFHLSNLEYACGSTLDQVSARSWDHNEFFAQFSGDHTLLSKGYSLLLHKLAEGLDIRTKCPVQAIDYSGDVVKVTSSSGSQWTAQKVLVTVPLTLLQKNVIQFNPPLPERKLKAIHSLGAGIIEKIALQFPYRFWDNKIQGADYFGHIPPGPDKRGMFGVFYDMDPQGKQSVLMSVITGDAVPAVRDMEDKEVADECMKVLRELFKEQEVPDPSSFFVTHWSKDMWSQMSYSFVKTGGSGEAYDILAEDVQGKVFFAGEATNRHFPQTVTGAYLSGVREASKMAAM